Proteins co-encoded in one Opitutus terrae PB90-1 genomic window:
- a CDS encoding MBG domain-containing protein, whose protein sequence is MKPRRSISARRAAPARIFRAGLSASSLMMGLRAEASLPTTPFRVGAPAPRGWLGEANNGDPAELAVTPMPGRGELFFIDAAVADPNAFWLAAPRGATVVCVPVGIDSWRFMADEAANYRNLGAIHIISHGEPGAVTLNGRRYAAGDLEGRAAELRRLGHALSKNGDILLYGCDTGEGPAGAMLITRLVAFTGADVAASSNLTGGRAGADWNLEITRGEIETPIAAPANYDHVLVTSNVSTVAQLKAAIATGNTDGVADTITLTGNITFASAADAIAINVTDGQTMSIVGGGFTLSGANLARVIDITAGSVAISDLTISNGFVTGAGGNTPGNGAGLAGGDSLGAGIRNAGTLRIANSTITGNKAAGGGGGGGGAGSGGGAGGGGGGFGTTFGGAGGSNNGTAGGAGSAGTGGNGAGFGTLVGVGGTTSGGAGASYGAGYTNGGAGGTANSGSISIGGGGGGGGYAYAGGRGGNAVGGIYNTGTLGIGGTTFTHNIGAAGGGGGGGSVGGGNGGAGGTGIGALWNNGGTVLVDSGTNTSIAGATNVGGLGIGGSAAGGSSNGANGTSGASSGAITVDSTAPTVSASRISIVGASGTGGVYKIGDTVTATWNNTAGGDNNTDVAGVTVDFSPFGGGAAVAATNSAGTWTATYTIVGGAIDSANRNVSVTAIDNVANSTTTADDTNATVDNQAPTVTDGRISISGASGTGGAFKVGDTVTATWNNTAGGDNNADTISAVTVDFTQFGGGAAVAATNSAGTWTATYTIAAGVIDTTNRNVSVTATDNAGNATTTADTTNATVDNQAPTVTDGRISISGASGTGGAFKAGDTVTATWNNTAGGDNNADTISSVTVDFTQFGGGAAVAATNSASTWTATYTIVSGAIDATNRNVSVTATDNAGNSTTTADTTNATVDNVPPAVTDGNISISGAGGTGGAFKAGDTVTATWNNTAGGDNNADIISAVTVNFTQFGGGAAVAATNSAGTWTATYLIAAGAIEATNRNVSVTATDNAGNATTTADTTNATVDNQVPTTTIVTAAFSADTGTSSTDFITNTASQTISGTLSANVASGESVQVSLDNGSTWSTATTTVGQNTWSLAGQTLTASNTLKVRVLDSVGNNGTVLSQAYVLDTTAPTTTIATAALSADTGTSNTDFITKTASQTISGTLSANMAAGEILQVSLDDGSTWSSATTTVGQNTWSLAGQTLAASNTLKVRVADAAGNSGTIFSQAYVLDTTAPAITFSALAFSADTGTSSTDFITKTAAQTITATLSGAPAGTDIVYGSLDNGSTWANITAKVSGTTLTWNGVTLAASNTLQLKVTDAAGNDGALASQAYVLDTTAPTITFSALAFSADTGTSSTDFITKTAAQTIGATLSGAPAGTDIVYGSLDNGSTWTNITAKVSGTTLTWNGVTLSGSDTLQLKVTDAAGNDGALASQAYVLDTTAPAITFSALTFSADTGTSSTDFITKTAAQTIGATLSGAPAGTDIVYGSLDNGSTWTNVTAKVSGTTLTWNGVTLSGSDTLQLKVTDAAGNDGALASQAYVLDTTASTTTIATAALSADTGTSSTDFITKTASQTISGTLSANMAAGEFVEVSLDNGSTWNSATTSVGQNTWSLAGLTLTASNTLKVRVTDTAGNSGAVFGQAYVLDATGSTVTSVGVPANATYLAGQNLDFTVNWDESVIVNTTGGTPSLALTVGSTSRSATYLSGSGTSALVFRYQTQSGDLDADGITVGALSLNSGTIQDAAGNNATLTLNSVGSTASVNVDAVAPTVTGRTVPANGTYKAGQNLDFTVTYSENVTVNTGGGTPYIAVTLATGGSVQAAYSGGTGTATLTFRYTVVAGDADADGIAVASSITLNGGTIKDATGNDAQTTTLGLGDTAAVLVDGVAPTVSSSDRQTPSGASTNATSVVFRVTFAEPVTGVDTADFTLTKTGTADGAIASVNAVSGTVYDVTVNTVSGNGTLRLDLNNAGTGIADTPGNAIATGYTAGQTYTIDKTAPTLSTIARRTPATVHADGAGVTWRVIFAEGVTGVDASDFALTVVSESATGTIASVTPVDALVYDVSVNPVSGQGRLRLDLKSAGTGIADLAGNTLADGGFTAGDFYVVGVTSVFESLNLTVTGTVGANLASAHKAAQRFTTAAGQPLTLSSVVARLGTVTATPTPVVQIYTDNAGAPGTAVGTALTNPGTLTAPGLNVWTGSVTLAASTTYWIVFEETVSAYTVALSAVTAGGTGSWLTNPDYVLRFQTGFSTSGVLQIALGATSVPTITSSLTASGTVGTPFSYTVTATNTPTSYAATGLPGGLSVNTTTGAITGTPNAAGTSNVALTATNASGTGPASTLVLTIGKGSATVTLGSLTQTYTGTPRAVSVSTSPSGLSVDVLYDGSNTAPTAVGNYSVTATINDLSYVGSTSETLTIGRATATLALGGLNHVYDGTAKSATATTTPAGLPVTVTYDGSATAPTAAGSYTVVATIDSASYTGSGTGTLVIAPAVVVPPVPPAGGTTQISAVNSGLTSGGHWERNGTDLVNATGLTLTLPDVQPPVAGLYTYTATAPGGGLASSEPVIVGLTTDEKVIGSGDLVGANIVHPNGNVYDQVLLGGTGASITANTNKVTRVSFLDLTNDIVQVEFSGAGTLSVVMDDASQPAPALNYNQADVDYVRGHVGLVITGANETSNLSIFSVGPITAVNQTLFKEGVVYDGVADIAFVAIQSTNGKFGGIRTGNAHYYASQGFTGVYAPGVTFAGPVNIGDVSAFDSATPVLVFGAIDEVRITGGNLAQDNGASVMVSGITQVRMVDGTTSQGVTLPAQQNQGVLIEDGTNVTSQIVVNP, encoded by the coding sequence ATGAAACCACGCCGCTCCATCTCCGCTCGCCGCGCCGCGCCAGCCCGTATTTTCCGCGCCGGTCTCTCCGCTTCCTCGCTGATGATGGGGCTGCGCGCCGAAGCGAGCCTGCCGACAACACCGTTCCGGGTCGGTGCGCCGGCGCCGCGCGGCTGGCTCGGTGAGGCGAACAACGGCGACCCGGCCGAACTTGCGGTGACACCGATGCCCGGTCGCGGCGAACTGTTCTTCATCGATGCTGCCGTCGCCGATCCGAACGCCTTCTGGCTGGCCGCGCCGCGCGGGGCCACGGTCGTGTGCGTGCCCGTCGGTATCGACTCCTGGCGGTTCATGGCCGACGAGGCGGCGAACTACCGCAACCTGGGCGCGATCCATATCATCTCCCACGGCGAACCCGGCGCGGTGACGCTGAACGGCCGGCGCTACGCGGCGGGCGATCTCGAAGGCCGCGCAGCCGAGCTGCGGCGACTCGGGCACGCGTTAAGTAAAAATGGCGATATCCTGCTTTATGGCTGCGACACGGGTGAAGGTCCGGCTGGCGCCATGCTGATCACCCGGCTCGTGGCGTTCACCGGCGCAGATGTTGCCGCGTCGTCCAACCTGACCGGCGGGCGCGCGGGCGCGGACTGGAATCTGGAGATCACCCGCGGCGAGATCGAGACCCCCATCGCTGCCCCTGCGAATTACGATCATGTGCTCGTTACAAGCAACGTAAGCACGGTCGCACAGCTCAAGGCCGCCATCGCCACCGGCAACACCGACGGAGTCGCCGACACGATCACGTTGACCGGCAACATCACCTTTGCGTCCGCCGCCGACGCGATCGCCATCAACGTCACCGATGGGCAAACCATGTCCATTGTGGGCGGCGGATTCACGCTGAGCGGAGCCAATCTGGCGCGCGTCATCGACATCACGGCGGGCAGTGTAGCCATCAGCGACCTCACCATCAGCAATGGATTCGTGACGGGAGCTGGAGGCAACACTCCCGGCAATGGCGCCGGTCTGGCCGGTGGAGATTCACTGGGTGCGGGCATCCGCAATGCCGGCACGTTGAGGATCGCGAACAGCACCATAACTGGCAACAAGGCCGCTGGCGGCGGCGGCGGTGGTGGCGGTGCGGGTAGTGGTGGCGGCGCCGGTGGTGGTGGTGGTGGTTTCGGGACCACGTTTGGCGGGGCGGGTGGATCCAACAACGGTACGGCGGGCGGGGCCGGTTCAGCGGGGACAGGCGGCAACGGCGCTGGTTTCGGCACGCTGGTGGGCGTGGGGGGCACCACGAGCGGCGGGGCGGGAGCAAGCTACGGAGCGGGGTATACGAATGGCGGAGCCGGCGGCACCGCCAACAGCGGATCGATCAGCATCGGTGGCGGTGGTGGCGGTGGCGGCTACGCGTACGCGGGCGGCCGCGGCGGCAACGCGGTCGGAGGAATCTACAATACCGGCACGCTGGGCATCGGTGGCACCACCTTTACGCACAACATAGGTGCGGCCGGCGGTGGTGGCGGCGGCGGCTCTGTGGGCGGCGGCAACGGTGGCGCTGGTGGCACCGGCATCGGCGCTCTGTGGAACAACGGTGGCACCGTGCTCGTGGACTCGGGCACCAACACGAGTATCGCAGGAGCCACCAATGTGGGTGGCCTTGGCATCGGTGGCAGCGCGGCGGGTGGCAGCTCAAATGGAGCGAATGGCACCAGCGGCGCCTCGAGCGGCGCCATCACGGTTGACAGCACCGCTCCCACGGTTTCGGCGAGTCGCATTTCCATCGTGGGAGCCAGCGGCACGGGCGGCGTCTACAAGATCGGTGACACGGTGACAGCAACTTGGAACAACACCGCCGGCGGCGACAACAACACCGACGTTGCCGGCGTAACCGTCGACTTCAGTCCATTCGGCGGCGGGGCGGCCGTGGCGGCGACCAACAGCGCCGGCACGTGGACGGCGACCTATACGATCGTCGGTGGCGCGATCGATTCCGCGAACCGCAACGTCTCGGTCACCGCGATCGACAATGTCGCCAACAGCACCACGACTGCAGACGATACCAACGCGACGGTGGACAATCAGGCGCCGACGGTGACGGATGGGCGGATCTCGATTTCGGGCGCGAGCGGTACAGGCGGGGCGTTCAAGGTGGGCGATACGGTGACGGCGACGTGGAACAACACGGCCGGTGGCGACAACAACGCGGACACGATTTCGGCGGTGACGGTCGACTTCACGCAGTTCGGCGGCGGCGCGGCCGTGGCGGCGACGAACAGCGCCGGCACATGGACGGCGACCTACACGATCGCCGCGGGCGTGATCGACACGACCAATCGCAACGTGTCGGTCACCGCGACCGACAACGCGGGCAACGCCACGACGACGGCGGACACGACCAATGCCACGGTGGACAATCAGGCGCCGACGGTGACGGATGGGCGGATCTCGATTTCGGGCGCGAGCGGCACGGGCGGGGCGTTCAAAGCTGGCGACACAGTGACGGCGACGTGGAACAACACGGCCGGCGGGGACAACAACGCCGACACGATCTCGTCGGTCACGGTTGACTTCACGCAGTTTGGCGGGGGCGCGGCCGTGGCGGCGACGAACAGCGCCAGCACATGGACGGCGACTTATACGATCGTCAGTGGTGCGATCGATGCGACCAACCGCAATGTCTCGGTCACGGCGACCGACAACGCGGGGAACAGCACGACGACCGCTGACACCACCAACGCGACGGTCGACAACGTCCCACCGGCGGTCACTGACGGCAATATATCGATTTCCGGGGCCGGCGGCACGGGTGGGGCCTTCAAGGCGGGCGACACGGTGACGGCGACGTGGAACAACACGGCTGGCGGCGACAACAACGCGGACATAATCTCCGCCGTCACCGTGAATTTCACGCAGTTCGGCGGGGGTGCGGCGGTGGCGGCGACGAACAGCGCCGGCACGTGGACGGCCACCTACCTGATTGCTGCGGGCGCGATTGAGGCAACAAACCGCAACGTCTCCGTCACGGCGACCGACAATGCCGGGAATGCCACCACGACGGCGGATACGACGAATGCCACCGTGGACAACCAGGTGCCGACTACGACCATCGTGACGGCGGCGTTTTCGGCGGATACAGGCACCAGTAGCACGGACTTCATCACCAACACTGCCAGCCAGACAATTTCGGGCACGCTCAGTGCGAACGTCGCCAGCGGGGAGTCCGTGCAAGTCTCGCTGGACAACGGCTCGACGTGGAGCACAGCGACCACGACGGTCGGACAGAACACCTGGTCGCTGGCCGGCCAGACGCTCACCGCCAGCAACACGCTGAAGGTCCGCGTGCTCGATAGCGTCGGCAACAATGGGACGGTCCTCAGCCAGGCCTACGTGCTGGATACGACGGCGCCGACCACGACAATTGCGACGGCGGCTTTATCGGCAGACACGGGGACGAGCAACACCGACTTCATCACCAAGACTGCCAGCCAGACGATCTCGGGCACGCTCAGCGCAAACATGGCCGCGGGCGAGATCCTGCAGGTGTCGCTGGACGACGGCTCGACCTGGAGCAGCGCGACCACGACGGTTGGACAGAACACGTGGTCGCTGGCCGGCCAGACGCTCGCCGCCAGCAACACGCTGAAGGTGCGGGTCGCCGATGCGGCCGGCAACAGCGGCACTATCTTCAGCCAGGCCTACGTGCTCGATACGACGGCGCCGGCGATCACGTTCAGCGCGCTGGCGTTTTCCGCCGATACGGGCACGAGCTCGACCGATTTCATCACGAAGACGGCGGCACAGACGATCACGGCGACCTTGAGTGGAGCGCCGGCCGGTACGGACATCGTGTATGGCTCCCTGGACAACGGCAGCACGTGGGCCAACATCACGGCGAAAGTGAGCGGCACGACGCTCACATGGAACGGCGTCACGCTCGCGGCGAGCAACACGTTGCAGCTGAAGGTGACGGACGCGGCGGGCAACGACGGTGCGCTGGCGAGCCAGGCTTACGTGCTGGATACGACGGCGCCCACGATCACGTTCAGCGCGCTGGCGTTTTCCGCCGACACGGGCACGAGCTCGACGGACTTCATCACGAAGACGGCGGCACAGACGATCGGTGCCACCCTGAGCGGGGCGCCGGCCGGTACGGACATCGTCTACGGTTCCCTAGACAACGGCAGTACCTGGACCAACATCACGGCGAAAGTGAGCGGCACGACGCTGACCTGGAACGGCGTGACCCTGAGCGGGAGCGACACGCTGCAACTCAAGGTGACCGACGCGGCGGGCAACGATGGTGCGCTGGCGAGCCAGGCCTACGTGCTGGATACGACGGCGCCCGCGATCACGTTCAGCGCGCTGACGTTTTCCGCCGACACAGGCACGAGCTCGACCGATTTCATCACGAAGACGGCGGCACAGACGATCGGTGCCACCCTGAGCGGGGCGCCGGCCGGTACGGACATCGTCTACGGTTCCCTGGACAACGGCAGCACCTGGACAAACGTCACGGCGAAAGTGAGTGGCACGACGCTGACATGGAACGGGGTGACCCTGAGCGGGAGCGACACGCTGCAACTCAAGGTGACCGACGCGGCGGGCAACGACGGCGCGCTGGCGAGCCAGGCCTACGTGCTGGACACGACGGCGTCCACGACGACGATCGCGACGGCGGCGTTGTCGGCCGACACAGGGACGAGCAGCACCGACTTCATCACCAAGACCGCCAGCCAGACGATCTCGGGCACGCTGAGTGCGAACATGGCCGCAGGCGAGTTTGTGGAGGTGTCGCTGGACAACGGCTCGACGTGGAATAGTGCGACCACTTCGGTCGGGCAAAACACCTGGTCGCTGGCCGGCCTGACGCTGACGGCGAGCAACACGCTCAAGGTTCGGGTGACCGACACGGCAGGCAACAGCGGCGCCGTTTTCGGCCAAGCCTATGTACTGGATGCAACCGGATCAACCGTGACCTCGGTGGGCGTGCCGGCGAATGCGACCTATCTGGCCGGCCAGAACCTGGACTTCACGGTCAACTGGGACGAGAGCGTCATCGTCAACACCACCGGCGGCACGCCGTCGCTTGCCCTGACCGTCGGTTCGACCAGCCGCAGCGCCACGTATCTGTCGGGCAGTGGCACGAGTGCGCTGGTCTTCCGCTACCAGACGCAGTCGGGCGATCTCGACGCCGACGGCATCACGGTCGGAGCGCTTTCCCTCAACAGCGGCACGATCCAGGATGCGGCGGGCAACAATGCCACGCTGACGCTCAACAGTGTCGGCTCCACCGCCAGCGTGAACGTTGACGCCGTGGCACCCACGGTGACGGGCCGGACCGTGCCGGCCAACGGCACCTACAAAGCCGGGCAGAACCTCGACTTCACGGTCACCTATTCTGAAAACGTTACCGTCAACACCGGCGGCGGCACACCCTACATCGCTGTCACGCTGGCCACCGGCGGGAGCGTGCAGGCGGCCTATAGCGGGGGCACGGGCACGGCGACGCTGACCTTCCGTTACACGGTCGTCGCCGGCGACGCCGACGCTGACGGCATCGCGGTGGCCTCGTCGATCACGCTGAATGGAGGCACGATCAAGGACGCCACGGGCAACGACGCGCAGACGACGACGCTCGGCCTTGGCGACACGGCGGCCGTGCTCGTCGACGGCGTCGCCCCCACCGTTTCCTCGAGCGACCGGCAGACTCCGTCGGGCGCTTCCACCAACGCCACAAGCGTGGTCTTCCGCGTCACCTTTGCCGAGCCGGTCACAGGGGTGGACACGGCGGACTTCACGCTCACCAAGACCGGCACAGCGGACGGCGCGATCGCGTCGGTCAACGCGGTGAGCGGCACAGTCTACGACGTCACGGTGAACACCGTTTCCGGCAACGGCACGCTGCGGCTCGACCTGAACAACGCGGGCACGGGTATTGCGGACACGCCGGGCAACGCCATCGCCACGGGTTACACTGCGGGCCAGACCTACACGATTGACAAGACGGCGCCGACGCTGAGCACGATCGCGCGGCGGACGCCGGCGACGGTGCACGCTGATGGGGCGGGCGTGACCTGGCGCGTGATCTTCGCCGAAGGCGTCACCGGCGTCGACGCGAGCGATTTCGCGCTGACCGTCGTGAGTGAATCGGCCACGGGCACGATCGCATCGGTCACACCGGTGGATGCGCTCGTCTACGATGTGTCGGTCAACCCCGTCTCCGGCCAGGGGCGGCTGCGGCTGGATTTGAAGAGCGCGGGCACGGGGATCGCCGACCTGGCCGGCAACACGCTGGCCGACGGCGGGTTCACCGCGGGCGACTTCTACGTTGTGGGAGTCACCAGTGTCTTCGAATCGCTGAATCTCACGGTTACAGGCACCGTGGGGGCCAACCTGGCTTCGGCGCACAAGGCGGCGCAACGCTTCACCACGGCCGCGGGCCAGCCGCTGACGCTGTCCTCAGTCGTGGCGCGGCTGGGGACGGTCACCGCCACGCCCACGCCCGTGGTGCAGATCTACACGGATAACGCGGGCGCTCCGGGCACCGCGGTGGGAACAGCCCTGACCAACCCCGGCACCCTGACGGCGCCCGGTCTGAACGTGTGGACGGGCAGCGTGACGCTGGCTGCGAGCACGACCTACTGGATCGTGTTCGAGGAAACCGTCTCAGCCTATACGGTTGCCCTCTCCGCTGTCACGGCGGGCGGGACGGGCAGCTGGCTGACGAATCCCGACTACGTGCTGCGTTTCCAGACTGGGTTTAGCACGTCGGGTGTGCTCCAGATCGCGCTCGGCGCGACGAGTGTGCCGACGATCACCAGTTCGCTGACGGCCAGCGGAACTGTGGGGACGCCGTTCAGCTACACAGTCACGGCGACGAACACGCCGACGAGTTATGCGGCCACGGGCTTGCCTGGTGGATTGAGCGTGAACACCACGACGGGTGCGATCACGGGCACGCCGAATGCCGCCGGCACCAGCAACGTTGCACTGACGGCGACCAATGCGAGCGGCACCGGGCCGGCGTCGACGCTGGTGCTGACGATCGGGAAGGGTAGCGCGACGGTGACACTCGGCTCGCTGACGCAGACCTACACCGGCACGCCGCGAGCGGTCTCGGTGAGCACCAGCCCGTCCGGATTGTCGGTCGATGTGCTCTACGACGGCTCGAACACGGCGCCCACCGCGGTCGGCAACTACAGTGTCACTGCGACGATCAACGACCTGAGTTACGTGGGATCGACCTCCGAGACGCTCACCATCGGTCGGGCCACCGCCACGCTGGCGCTTGGTGGATTGAACCACGTTTACGACGGCACGGCGAAAAGCGCGACGGCCACAACCACGCCCGCCGGTCTGCCGGTGACGGTCACCTATGACGGCAGCGCCACGGCGCCCACGGCCGCGGGCAGCTACACGGTGGTCGCCACGATCGACTCCGCCAGTTACACCGGCAGCGGCACCGGCACGCTGGTCATCGCGCCTGCCGTGGTCGTCCCGCCGGTTCCACCCGCTGGCGGCACCACCCAGATCTCGGCAGTGAACAGCGGCCTCACTTCGGGGGGGCACTGGGAGCGCAACGGCACCGATTTGGTCAACGCCACGGGCCTGACGTTAACGCTGCCCGACGTGCAGCCGCCCGTGGCTGGGCTCTACACCTACACGGCGACGGCGCCCGGCGGCGGCCTCGCCTCGAGCGAGCCGGTGATCGTGGGCCTGACGACGGACGAGAAAGTCATCGGCAGCGGCGACCTCGTGGGCGCCAACATCGTGCACCCCAACGGCAACGTTTACGATCAAGTGCTGCTGGGCGGTACCGGCGCGTCGATCACGGCGAACACGAACAAGGTGACGCGGGTGTCGTTCCTGGACCTGACCAACGACATCGTGCAGGTGGAGTTCAGCGGCGCGGGCACGCTGTCGGTGGTGATGGACGACGCGTCGCAGCCGGCGCCGGCGCTCAACTACAACCAAGCGGACGTGGATTACGTGCGCGGTCACGTGGGCCTGGTGATCACGGGCGCGAACGAGACGTCGAACCTCTCGATCTTCAGCGTGGGTCCGATCACGGCGGTGAACCAGACGCTGTTCAAGGAAGGCGTGGTTTACGACGGCGTGGCGGACATTGCGTTCGTCGCGATCCAGAGCACGAACGGGAAGTTCGGCGGCATTCGCACGGGCAACGCGCATTACTATGCGAGCCAGGGCTTCACCGGCGTATATGCGCCCGGCGTGACGTTCGCCGGGCCGGTGAACATCGGCGACGTGAGCGCGTTCGACTCGGCGACGCCGGTGCTCGTCTTCGGCGCGATCGACGAGGTGCGCATCACCGGCGGCAACCTGGCGCAGGACAACGGCGCGTCGGTGATGGTAAGCGGGATCACGCAGGTGAGGATGGTGGACGGCACGACCTCGCAGGGCGTGACGTTGCCCGCCCAGCAGAACCAGGGCGTGCTGATCGAAGACGGCACCAACGTGACCAGCCAGATTGTGGTGAATCCGTAG
- a CDS encoding sulfotransferase family protein has product MPRTYHFISGLPRSGSTLLAAILRQNPRIHAAMTSPVGSLFTSLHSTMGLDNEFAEFIDEKQRERMLRGVFELYYQDHPQEVIVDTNRLWCARLPLLSRLFPEAKVLCTVRNVAWVMDSIERLVRKNAILPSKLFNGPHESDTVYHRLEALASRDRFVGFSYYALKEAFYSPEARNILVIDYEHLTQAPEKVLPLVYQFLGEPVFAHDFNNLDYQEPGFDARLGMHGLHEVKRKVAYRPRPTVLPPDLFQQYSNLDFWKNRTGSIASVINANPAPAAPAPASPSPS; this is encoded by the coding sequence GTGCCCAGAACCTACCATTTCATCTCCGGCTTGCCGCGCAGCGGATCGACCTTGCTCGCTGCGATCCTGCGGCAGAATCCCCGCATCCATGCGGCCATGACGAGTCCGGTGGGCTCGCTCTTCACGTCGCTCCACAGCACGATGGGCTTGGACAACGAATTCGCGGAGTTCATCGACGAGAAACAGCGCGAACGGATGCTGCGTGGGGTCTTCGAGCTCTACTATCAGGACCATCCCCAGGAAGTGATCGTCGACACCAACCGGCTCTGGTGTGCGCGGCTGCCGCTGCTCTCGCGCCTGTTCCCGGAGGCCAAGGTGCTCTGCACGGTTCGCAACGTCGCCTGGGTCATGGACAGCATCGAGCGGCTCGTTCGCAAGAACGCCATCCTGCCCTCCAAGCTCTTCAACGGGCCGCACGAGAGCGATACCGTTTACCATCGGCTCGAGGCGCTCGCGAGCCGCGATCGTTTCGTGGGCTTTTCCTACTACGCGCTCAAGGAAGCTTTCTACAGTCCCGAGGCGCGCAACATCCTGGTCATCGACTACGAGCATCTGACCCAGGCGCCGGAGAAGGTGCTGCCGCTTGTCTACCAGTTTCTGGGCGAGCCGGTCTTCGCGCACGACTTCAACAATCTCGACTATCAGGAGCCCGGCTTCGACGCCCGGCTCGGCATGCACGGGCTGCACGAAGTGAAGCGCAAGGTCGCCTACCGGCCGCGCCCCACGGTCCTGCCACCCGATCTTTTCCAGCAATACAGTAATCTCGATTTCTGGAAAAACCGCACGGGCAGCATTGCTAGCGTGATCAACGCGAATCCTGCGCCGGCGGCCCCAGCCCCGGCCTCACCCTCTCCGAGCTGA
- a CDS encoding phage tail protein → MRSRSRRSALLHDTFPSFFALVQAQEIHPAPITTQQEIIMSEPFVGEIRMVGFTFNPRGWAYCAGQLLPIAQNQALFALLGTTYGGNGQTNFALPDLRGRVPVGATNTSGSPLPPVQVAQTGGTPQVQLTMNELPMHNHLATFTGTGGGGGSSPQVAVKVGVTSTTGTLNTPGGNVLAAAPTAGPNQALVYAPSTANLDGELAGISVAVTGGGGGGITGGTVTVNPSGGGQPFSIMPPFIGINFVIALEGIFPSRS, encoded by the coding sequence GTGCGATCCCGTTCCCGTCGTTCCGCACTGCTGCATGACACCTTCCCGTCGTTTTTTGCGCTTGTTCAAGCGCAGGAAATCCACCCCGCACCCATAACCACACAGCAGGAAATCATCATGTCAGAACCATTTGTTGGCGAAATCCGCATGGTCGGCTTCACGTTCAACCCCCGCGGCTGGGCCTATTGCGCCGGCCAGTTGCTGCCCATCGCCCAGAACCAAGCACTGTTCGCTCTGCTCGGCACAACCTATGGCGGCAATGGCCAGACGAATTTCGCGCTGCCTGATCTGCGTGGTCGCGTGCCGGTGGGCGCCACGAATACATCGGGATCGCCGTTGCCTCCGGTCCAGGTCGCCCAGACCGGCGGCACGCCGCAGGTGCAGTTGACGATGAACGAACTGCCGATGCATAACCACCTCGCGACGTTCACGGGGACGGGTGGCGGCGGGGGGAGTTCGCCGCAGGTCGCCGTCAAGGTCGGCGTGACCTCGACTACCGGCACGCTGAACACTCCGGGTGGGAATGTGCTGGCGGCAGCACCGACAGCGGGGCCAAACCAGGCGCTCGTTTATGCCCCGTCAACCGCCAACCTCGACGGCGAACTTGCTGGCATCAGCGTCGCTGTTACCGGCGGCGGCGGTGGTGGCATCACCGGCGGAACCGTGACGGTGAATCCCTCTGGCGGCGGCCAGCCGTTCTCGATCATGCCTCCGTTCATCGGGATCAACTTCGTCATCGCACTGGAAGGCATCTTCCCGTCGCGGAGTTGA
- a CDS encoding DUF6916 family protein gives MTLEEITLADFTPRVGESFRVQLDLPQPLHLELRSATASKHPPSPGRRQSFSLVFRAGLQWTCQQGIYPLTHPALGELGVFLTPIGRDAQGTELEAVFNFG, from the coding sequence ATGACCCTCGAAGAAATCACCCTGGCCGATTTCACGCCCCGTGTGGGCGAGAGCTTTCGCGTCCAGCTGGACCTGCCCCAGCCACTCCATCTCGAATTGCGATCCGCCACCGCCAGCAAACACCCGCCGTCACCCGGCCGGCGCCAGTCGTTCTCGCTCGTCTTCCGCGCCGGGCTCCAATGGACCTGCCAGCAGGGCATCTATCCGCTGACGCATCCCGCACTGGGTGAGCTCGGCGTCTTCCTCACGCCGATCGGCCGCGACGCCCAGGGCACGGAGTTGGAGGCGGTGTTCAACTTCGGGTGA
- a CDS encoding GNAT family N-acetyltransferase — translation MSPREVGLTLKHRDPKARRRPPAGDEPEITLRPATPRDENFLFALFASTRAAEMATTGWPAAQQEVFLRSQFNARRRHYAQVFAGAEPAIVQRGGEAIGTLMVQRAADEIRVVDLALRAEHRGRGIGRRLLGALQDEARATHRPLRLQVLKADRAAQLYARLGFAPTGENGLYLKMEWRAD, via the coding sequence GTGAGCCCCAGAGAAGTCGGACTCACGTTGAAACACAGAGACCCAAAGGCCCGGAGAAGACCCCCCGCCGGCGACGAACCGGAGATCACCCTGCGCCCCGCGACACCGCGGGATGAAAATTTCCTCTTCGCGCTGTTCGCCAGCACGCGCGCTGCGGAGATGGCGACGACCGGCTGGCCGGCGGCACAGCAGGAGGTTTTCCTGCGCAGCCAGTTCAACGCGAGGCGCCGGCACTACGCGCAGGTTTTTGCCGGGGCCGAGCCGGCCATCGTACAACGCGGCGGCGAGGCCATCGGTACGCTGATGGTTCAGCGCGCAGCCGACGAAATCCGCGTCGTCGACCTCGCGCTGCGGGCCGAACACCGCGGCCGCGGCATCGGCCGCCGCCTGTTGGGCGCGCTGCAGGACGAAGCGCGCGCCACGCACCGGCCACTGCGGTTGCAGGTGCTCAAGGCCGATCGCGCCGCCCAGCTCTACGCCCGCCTCGGCTTCGCCCCGACCGGCGAGAACGGCTTGTATCTGAAAATGGAGTGGCGGGCGGACTGA